One genomic segment of Macaca fascicularis isolate 582-1 chromosome 19, T2T-MFA8v1.1 includes these proteins:
- the ZBTB32 gene encoding zinc finger and BTB domain-containing protein 32 isoform X2, with amino-acid sequence MSLLPIRLPSPYGSDRLVQLAARLRPALCDTLITVGSQQFPAHSLVLAGVSQQLGRRGQWALGEGISPSTFAQLLHFVYGESVELQPGELRPLEEAARALGVQSLEEACWRARADRAKEPDPVLKKHQEEPEKPSRNPERELGDPGEKQKPEQVSRTGGREQEMLHKHSAPRGSPEMAGATQEAQREQTRSKEKRLQAPVGQRGADGKNGVLMWLRENPGGSEESLRELPGSLPPAGSLQTSVTPGPLWAEAPWLVGGQPALWSILLMPPGYGIPFYHSTPTTGAWQEVWRDQRIPLSLNAPKGLWSQNQLASSSPTPGSLPKGPAQLSPGEMEESHQGHKGALATCAGHEDKAGCPPRPHPPPAPPARSRPYACSVCGKRFSLKHQMETHYRVHTGEKPFSCSLCPQRSRDFSAMTKHLRTHGAAPYRCPLCGAGCPSVASMQAHMRGHSPSQLPPGWTIRSTFLYSSSRPSRPSTSPCCPSSSTT; translated from the exons ATGTCCCTGCTCCCCATAAGACTGCCCAGCCCCTATGGCTCTGATCGGCTGGTACAGCTAGCAGCCAGGCTCCGGCCAGCACTATGTGATACTCTGATCACCGTAGGGAGCCAGCAGTTCCCCGCCCACAGCCTGGTGCTAGCAGGTGTCAGCCAGCAGCTGGGCCGCAGGGGCCAGTGGGCTCTGGGAGAAGGCATCAGCCCTTCTACCTTTGCCCAGCTCCTGCACTTTGTGTATGGGGAGAGTGTAGAGCTGCAGCCTGGGGAGCTAAGGCCCCTTGAGGAGGCAGCCAGGGCCTTGGGAGTGCAGTCCCTGGAAGAGGCATGCTGGAGGGCTCGAGCGGACAGGGCTAAAGAGCCAGATCCAGTCCTGAAGAAACATCAGGAGGAGCCAGAGAAACCCTCAAGGAATCCTGAGAGAGAACTGGGGGACCCTGGAGAGAAGCAGAAACCAGAGCAGGTTTCTAGAACTGGTGGGAGAGAACAGGAGATGTTGCACAAGCACTCGGCACCAAGAGGCAGCCCTGAGATGGCAGGAGCAACACAGGAGGCTCAGCGGGAACAGACCAGGTCAAAGGAGAAACGCCTCCAAGCCCCTGTTGGCCAAAGGGGAGCAGATGGGAAGAATGGAGTGCTCATGTGGTTGAGGGAGAATCCGGGGGGCTCTGAGGAAAGTCTGCGCGAGCTCCCTGGCTCCCTTCCCCCAGCAGGCTCCCTGCAAACCAGCGTCACCCCGGGGCCCTTGTGGGCTGAGGCCCCTTGGTTGGTGGGGGGccagcctgccctgtggagcatccTGCTGATGCCGCCCGGATATGGTATTCCCTTCTACCATAGCACTCCCACCACTGGAGCCTGGCAGGAGGTCTGGCGGGACCAGAG GATCCCACTGTCCCTTAATGCCCCCAaagggctctggagtcagaacCAGTTggcctcctccagccccaccccag GTTCCCTCCCCAAGGGCCCCGCACAGCTCAGCCCTGGGGAGATGGAAGAGTCTCATCAGGGGCACAAAG GTGCACTTGCAACCTGTGCGGGTCATGAGGACAAGGCAGGCTGCCCACCTCGCCCGCACCCTCCCCCGGCCCCTCCTGCTCGGTCTCGGCCCTATGCGTGCTCTGTCTGTGGAAAGAGGTTTTCACTCAAGCATCAAATGGAGACGCACTACCGAGTCCACACAG GAGAGAAGCCCTTCTCCTGTAGCCTTTGTCCTCAGCGCTCCCGGGACTTCTCGGCCATGACCAAGCATCTGCGGACTCACGGGGCCGCTCCGTACCGCTGCCCCCTGTGCGGGGCCGGCTGTCCCAGCGTGGCCTCCATGCAGGCGCACATGCGCGGTCACTCGCCCAGCCAACTCCCGCCAGGATGGACCATCCGCTCCACCTTCCTCTACTCCTCCTCGAGGCCGTCTCGGCCCTCGACCTCTCCCTGTTGTCCTTCTTCCTCCACCACCTGA
- the ZBTB32 gene encoding zinc finger and BTB domain-containing protein 32 isoform X1, which produces MSLLPIRLPSPYGSDRLVQLAARLRPALCDTLITVGSQQFPAHSLVLAGVSQQLGRRGQWALGEGISPSTFAQLLHFVYGESVELQPGELRPLEEAARALGVQSLEEACWRARADRAKEPDPVLKKHQEEPEKPSRNPERELGDPGEKQKPEQVSRTGGREQEMLHKHSAPRGSPEMAGATQEAQREQTRSKEKRLQAPVGQRGADGKNGVLMWLRENPGGSEESLRELPGSLPPAGSLQTSVTPGPLWAEAPWLVGGQPALWSILLMPPGYGIPFYHSTPTTGAWQEVWRDQRIPLSLNAPKGLWSQNQLASSSPTPGKPLDALHTPVTRCLLWGGAPGVQPEQGPYLPLFSPGSLPKGPAQLSPGEMEESHQGHKGALATCAGHEDKAGCPPRPHPPPAPPARSRPYACSVCGKRFSLKHQMETHYRVHTGEKPFSCSLCPQRSRDFSAMTKHLRTHGAAPYRCPLCGAGCPSVASMQAHMRGHSPSQLPPGWTIRSTFLYSSSRPSRPSTSPCCPSSSTT; this is translated from the exons ATGTCCCTGCTCCCCATAAGACTGCCCAGCCCCTATGGCTCTGATCGGCTGGTACAGCTAGCAGCCAGGCTCCGGCCAGCACTATGTGATACTCTGATCACCGTAGGGAGCCAGCAGTTCCCCGCCCACAGCCTGGTGCTAGCAGGTGTCAGCCAGCAGCTGGGCCGCAGGGGCCAGTGGGCTCTGGGAGAAGGCATCAGCCCTTCTACCTTTGCCCAGCTCCTGCACTTTGTGTATGGGGAGAGTGTAGAGCTGCAGCCTGGGGAGCTAAGGCCCCTTGAGGAGGCAGCCAGGGCCTTGGGAGTGCAGTCCCTGGAAGAGGCATGCTGGAGGGCTCGAGCGGACAGGGCTAAAGAGCCAGATCCAGTCCTGAAGAAACATCAGGAGGAGCCAGAGAAACCCTCAAGGAATCCTGAGAGAGAACTGGGGGACCCTGGAGAGAAGCAGAAACCAGAGCAGGTTTCTAGAACTGGTGGGAGAGAACAGGAGATGTTGCACAAGCACTCGGCACCAAGAGGCAGCCCTGAGATGGCAGGAGCAACACAGGAGGCTCAGCGGGAACAGACCAGGTCAAAGGAGAAACGCCTCCAAGCCCCTGTTGGCCAAAGGGGAGCAGATGGGAAGAATGGAGTGCTCATGTGGTTGAGGGAGAATCCGGGGGGCTCTGAGGAAAGTCTGCGCGAGCTCCCTGGCTCCCTTCCCCCAGCAGGCTCCCTGCAAACCAGCGTCACCCCGGGGCCCTTGTGGGCTGAGGCCCCTTGGTTGGTGGGGGGccagcctgccctgtggagcatccTGCTGATGCCGCCCGGATATGGTATTCCCTTCTACCATAGCACTCCCACCACTGGAGCCTGGCAGGAGGTCTGGCGGGACCAGAG GATCCCACTGTCCCTTAATGCCCCCAaagggctctggagtcagaacCAGTTggcctcctccagccccaccccaggtAAGCCCCTCGATGCCCTGCATACACCTGTAACACGGTGCCTTCTCTGGGGTGGGGCTCCAGGAGTCCAGCCTGAGCAGGGCCCCTACCTCCCACTGTTCTCTCCAGGTTCCCTCCCCAAGGGCCCCGCACAGCTCAGCCCTGGGGAGATGGAAGAGTCTCATCAGGGGCACAAAG GTGCACTTGCAACCTGTGCGGGTCATGAGGACAAGGCAGGCTGCCCACCTCGCCCGCACCCTCCCCCGGCCCCTCCTGCTCGGTCTCGGCCCTATGCGTGCTCTGTCTGTGGAAAGAGGTTTTCACTCAAGCATCAAATGGAGACGCACTACCGAGTCCACACAG GAGAGAAGCCCTTCTCCTGTAGCCTTTGTCCTCAGCGCTCCCGGGACTTCTCGGCCATGACCAAGCATCTGCGGACTCACGGGGCCGCTCCGTACCGCTGCCCCCTGTGCGGGGCCGGCTGTCCCAGCGTGGCCTCCATGCAGGCGCACATGCGCGGTCACTCGCCCAGCCAACTCCCGCCAGGATGGACCATCCGCTCCACCTTCCTCTACTCCTCCTCGAGGCCGTCTCGGCCCTCGACCTCTCCCTGTTGTCCTTCTTCCTCCACCACCTGA